The segment CGGATATCCTTCAATGTTAAACTCCGTCCTGATCAACGGCTTTAAGCCGTACACATCACTGTAGCGTATATGACGTTCATCCGGACGAGGATGAACCGTTATACCTTGTGCACCGAATGCTTCTGCATCCTGGGCAAACTTCAGCACATCCGGCATATTACCTCCACGGGCATTGCGGATTGTTGCTACTTTGTTAATGTTTACACTTAAATTTGTCATCGTATATCATTAAATCTTTTTCTTTGATTACTTTTGTACCTAGTAATTTGCAAAATTAGCAGTATTTAGGAAATAAGCAGACAAATGTTGGTGAAAGATTTCATAACAAAGGAAATCCCCGTGTTAAAAAGTTTTGATACGGGAGACTATGCATTGACCCTGATGGATGATTACAAATTAAAGCATTTACCGGTGGTTTCTGATGATTCCTTCTACTATAAAGGAATCATTTCAGAGAAAGAATTGCTTTCATATTCGGATTTATCCGTAAATATCGGGAATATATATTTAGCAGAATCGCCGTCAGTAAGGCTTGAAACTCATTTATTAGAAGTACTGGCTCTGATTACCCGGAATAAGCTAAGCCTTCTTCCAGTCATATCAGATCAAGATATATACGAAGGAGTTGTGACTCGGGAACGCCTTGTTGACGTATGCGCTGATTTCTGTCAGGCAGATGCTCCAGGAAGTACAATCATACTGGAAGTCAGCCCTACCGATTATTCGGTAACGGATATTGCCCGCATCATAGAATCAAATAATGCACATATACTATCCTTGCAAACCCATCCGGAAGACACCAACGGACAGCTTCTAATCACCCTGAAAATTGATGCAGAAGATGCTTCGGCCGTTATCCGGAGCTTTGAGCGTTTTAATTATACGGTCGTATGGCATTTTATGGAAAATGGAATGGTAGATGATATTTTCCAACAACGAATGAATGAATTAATACATTACATGAATATATGAAAGTAGGAATTTTCGGTAGTCAATATCAGCAGGAAAAACAGAGTATCATCCGGCGTGTATTCAGCAAACTGGCTTCATTAGAGGCTGAAGTATATGTGGATACGATTTTTCATGATTACTTGCTGGATGCTTTTGGATTCGAACCCTGTGTTGCCGGACTTATTTCGGGCGACATATTCGACCTGGATGTGGCTATCAGTCTTGGTGGCGATGGAACATTTCTCCGAACGGCAGCTAGAGTCAATCGCCAGAATATTCCCATTTTAGGGATTAACACCGGCAGGCTCGGTTTTCTGGCGGATATAGGTAGTACAGAAGTAGAAGACACTCTCGAAGAACTTTTCAAGCATTATTATAAAGTAGAAGAACGTTTCTTGCTTCGGCTGGAAACAGAGAGTCGTGCCTATAAAGGCTACAATTATGCACTAAACGAAATAGCCGTGTTAAAACGTGACACCTCATCCATGATCACGATCCACACATCCCTGAATGGAGAATACCTAACTTCCTATCAGGCCGACGGATTAGTTATTGCGACTCCAACGGGTTCAACGGCATATTCCATGAGTGTTAATGGTCCGATCATTCTTCCTCAAGATAACAGTATCGTATTGAGCCCGGTTGCTCCTCATTCCTTAAACGTACGTCCTTTGGTGATTCCAGATGACTTTGAAATCACGTTGGGTGTTGAAAGCAGGAATCGGACATTCCTCATTTCGTTAGACGGAAGATCAGAAATATTTCCTACAGGTATCCAACTAAAGGTAAGCAAAGCTGATTATACAACCAAAGTCATTAAACGATACAATCATACTTTTTACCAGACGCTTCGAGAAAAACTGATGTGGGGAGCGGATGTCCGTATGAATAAGAAACTTAAATAACAAAGAATTGTAGTTAGTAGAATATCCACTACTAACTACGGTTCTTACCGGTAAGAAGTATCTCAAAAAGAACTATCAGCTTAAAAACAAATGTTCTATCAGTATTTTCACACCAATAGCAATCAGAATCAGTCCGCCTATCAAATCTAATTTCAGATCTATCTTATTTCCTACTTTCGCCCCAAAACAGACACCAAATGCCGAGAATAAGAATGTGACGATAGCAATTGTAGTAGTAATGACAGACAACGAGGTTTGCATTAGCGCTAACGAAACACCAACCGCTAAAGCATCAATACTTGTAGCAATCCCTAAGCCACAAAGAGTTTTCAGACAGAGAGGATTCATCTTTTCATCCTCTTCTTTTTCCTGACGACTTTCCCAAATCATCCGTCCGCCTAAATAAAGCAATAAGGCAAAGGCAATCCAATGATCAACAGTTTCAATCAGTTTCAGAAAGCTGAAACCCAACAAATAACCAATCAACGTAAATGCTGCCTGAAAAAAGGCCAGAACAAATGCGACCTTAACTACTCGATACGCGGAACATTCCCTCATGATTGCTCCACTGGTTACCGATACGGCCAAGCTATCCATTGACAGTCCGACTGCCAATAATAATATTTCCAAAAATGACATAGCAGATAAATTGGATATTAAGATGCTTAAAAAGCAAAAGTTGTGTCCGAGATTTTCAGACACAACCTTTTGTATAGAATCAGATTATATTTCTTCAGCTATTTTATAGTTATTCCGATTGGGAGAACTTCGGGAGATCAGTTCTCCAACAAAGCCTGCCAGGAATAACTGAGTTCCTAAAATCATACCCGTCAATGCCACATAAAAATAAGGAGAATCTGTTACCAGTCGCATAGGCATTCCCGCCATTAAGGAAACCATTTTAGCTCCTAAGACAATCAACAAAGAGATGAAACTGACAAAGAACATCACACTACCCCATAATCCGAAGAAATGCATTGGCTTCTTTCCGAACTTTGAAGTAAACCAAAGTGTAATCAGATCCAAATAGCCGTTTACAAAGCGATCCAACCCAAATTTCGTTGTTCCATACTTACGGGCCTGATGGTGAACAACCTTCTCTCCTATCTTCGTAAAACCAGCAATCTTAGCCAAGTAAGGGATATAACGATGCATATCATTATAAATCTCTATATTCTTCACCACAATCTTCTTATAGGCTTTCAAACCACAGTTAAAATCATGCAGATTATGAATTCCAGAAAAACGACGAGCCGTTGCATTAAACAGCTTGGTAGGAATGGTTTTCGAAAGAGGGTCATACCGTTTCTTCTTCCAGCCGGAAACCAGATCATATCCGTCTTCTGTAATCATACGATATAATTCAGGTATTTCGTCCGGACTATCCTGCAAATCTGCATCCATCGTGATTACCACATCACCCTCAGCTCGTTGGAACCCGCAATGCAGACCCGGAGATTTCCCATAATTCCTGCGGAAACGAATTCCTTTGACTGCCGGAGATTTCTGGTGAAACCCTTCTATGATTTCCCATGAATTATCGGTACTTCCATCATCCACAAAAATAACTTCATACGAAAAATGGTTTTCTTCCATCACCCGTTTAATCCAAGCATATAGTTCAGGAAGTGATTCAGCTTCATTATATAACGGAATTACAACTGATATATCCATATTATTTTATTTATAACTGTGTTTCTTTATTCTATATTGATCGACTGTCTTTCCGACTAACTAAGGCTGCTACCGGAATAGACAATACTATACCATAAAATATATTGTTTATTATTCCCTGAAGAGCCATATGTATGGGTGAAAAATTCATGGCTTCGATAGACGAGATCACCTTGCTATCCACCTGCATCTGCTTTAACGATTCTATCGTCTGCGTCACTGCTGAGGTTAAGAAATCTGGTGGAGCCACAAAACGATAAAACAAATAATGCATAATGGAAACTAAGATGGCGGCAAACAAATAAATCAATACGCCAAAACGCCACGCCTGAGCGAAAGAAATCATCCCTCCCAAATCTTCACGATATCGTTTCGTCAGCAAATAAGCCAGATAAGGAACAACTAACGACATTCCCCAATAGATAACAACCAAAAAGGAAAAGCGTAAGCTGAACATATAGAATAAATATTTCACAATCCAGAATATTCCCAAAGAAAATCCATAAGACATGGCTGCCGACAATAGTCCACTATTTTTATTTTCCATATTTAAAATATCCATTCTTTGCGCGACAAAAATACGCTTTTTTAGACGAATCTACAAAAAGCGGTAAGATAGTTTTCGTCATAATCAACAACAAAAAAGCCTCTTACAGCAATTTTCCTGTAAAAGGCTTCTATTAATAATCCCCTAATTGTGACCTCGGAGGGGATCGAACCCTCGACCCAATGATTAAGAGTCATTTGCTCTACCAGCTGAGCTACGAAGTCATTCTTCTGCTTTTTTCTTAAAGAGTGACCTCGGAGGGGATCGAACCCTCGACCCAATGATTAAGAGTCATTTGCTCTACCAGCTGAGCTACGAAGTCATTCTTCTGTTTTTCTTAAAGGTGACCTCGGAGGGGATCGAACCCTCGACCCAATGATTAAGAGTCATTTGCTCTACCAGCTGAGCTACGAAGTCATTACCTTTACCGCAATCTTCCTCTCGATTGCGGGTGCAAAGATAGGAACAATTTTGGAAAAACCAAAATTTTCATTCCTTTTTTCTGCAAATTAATCATCAAACTCATAAACATCTGAAGGCGTTGTCCGCTTTAAGGCAACCAGAGAAACATCCTTTCCGACCCGGATACCTTCCTCGAACAGACGGATATCTACTGTTTTATACGCCAGTTCCGGATGATTGTTGTCTCTACTCAAATGGCAGAGCCAGATATTCTTCAGATCAAGTGAATAATGTGTCGCCAGAAACTCGGCCGCT is part of the Parabacteroides sp. AD58 genome and harbors:
- a CDS encoding CBS domain-containing protein gives rise to the protein MLVKDFITKEIPVLKSFDTGDYALTLMDDYKLKHLPVVSDDSFYYKGIISEKELLSYSDLSVNIGNIYLAESPSVRLETHLLEVLALITRNKLSLLPVISDQDIYEGVVTRERLVDVCADFCQADAPGSTIILEVSPTDYSVTDIARIIESNNAHILSLQTHPEDTNGQLLITLKIDAEDASAVIRSFERFNYTVVWHFMENGMVDDIFQQRMNELIHYMNI
- a CDS encoding NAD kinase translates to MKVGIFGSQYQQEKQSIIRRVFSKLASLEAEVYVDTIFHDYLLDAFGFEPCVAGLISGDIFDLDVAISLGGDGTFLRTAARVNRQNIPILGINTGRLGFLADIGSTEVEDTLEELFKHYYKVEERFLLRLETESRAYKGYNYALNEIAVLKRDTSSMITIHTSLNGEYLTSYQADGLVIATPTGSTAYSMSVNGPIILPQDNSIVLSPVAPHSLNVRPLVIPDDFEITLGVESRNRTFLISLDGRSEIFPTGIQLKVSKADYTTKVIKRYNHTFYQTLREKLMWGADVRMNKKLK
- a CDS encoding manganese efflux pump MntP family protein gives rise to the protein MSFLEILLLAVGLSMDSLAVSVTSGAIMRECSAYRVVKVAFVLAFFQAAFTLIGYLLGFSFLKLIETVDHWIAFALLLYLGGRMIWESRQEKEEDEKMNPLCLKTLCGLGIATSIDALAVGVSLALMQTSLSVITTTIAIVTFLFSAFGVCFGAKVGNKIDLKLDLIGGLILIAIGVKILIEHLFLS
- a CDS encoding glycosyltransferase family 2 protein; translated protein: MDISVVIPLYNEAESLPELYAWIKRVMEENHFSYEVIFVDDGSTDNSWEIIEGFHQKSPAVKGIRFRRNYGKSPGLHCGFQRAEGDVVITMDADLQDSPDEIPELYRMITEDGYDLVSGWKKKRYDPLSKTIPTKLFNATARRFSGIHNLHDFNCGLKAYKKIVVKNIEIYNDMHRYIPYLAKIAGFTKIGEKVVHHQARKYGTTKFGLDRFVNGYLDLITLWFTSKFGKKPMHFFGLWGSVMFFVSFISLLIVLGAKMVSLMAGMPMRLVTDSPYFYVALTGMILGTQLFLAGFVGELISRSSPNRNNYKIAEEI
- a CDS encoding DUF4199 domain-containing protein, with product MENKNSGLLSAAMSYGFSLGIFWIVKYLFYMFSLRFSFLVVIYWGMSLVVPYLAYLLTKRYREDLGGMISFAQAWRFGVLIYLFAAILVSIMHYLFYRFVAPPDFLTSAVTQTIESLKQMQVDSKVISSIEAMNFSPIHMALQGIINNIFYGIVLSIPVAALVSRKDSRSI